The genome window GCGGCTGTATGGATTATCGTGGCAGAGCAATATTTTGTGCTCGCGGCAAAAATCGATAATTTTGGCGAAATCCGCCAACGACGCCGTCGCGCCGGTGGGCATGTGCGGATAATTTACCCACATGATTTTCGCGCGGGACAAATCGGTTTTGGCGAGCGCATCGAGATCGGGCAGCCAGCCGTTTTTGGCGGAGAGGTCGTAAAATTGCGGTTCGCCGCCGGCCATTCGCGCGGCAGATGGATAGGCCAGATAACCGGGATCGGGCACCAACGCGATATCGCCGGGATTCAAAAACGCCATCGAAATGTGGAAAATGCCCTCTTTCGAGCCGAGCAGCGGCAAAATTTGCGCATTCGCGTCCAGCATAACGCCGTAGGTTCGCGAATAATATTCTGCCATCGCCAGGCGCAATTCCGGCGCGCCGCGATACGGTTGATAGCCGTGCACGTTCGGCAGCGCAGCGTTGCGATTCAGTGTTTCAATCGTTGTTGCAGATGGCGGCATATCGGGATTGCCGATCGCCAGATTGATAATCGGTCGCCCCTTTTGCGTCAGCGACCGCACCTCTGCGAGTTTT of Calditrichia bacterium contains these proteins:
- a CDS encoding aminotransferase class I/II-fold pyridoxal phosphate-dependent enzyme; translation: MIIPSANRLSQVEEYYFSKKLAEVRSLTQKGRPIINLAIGNPDMPPSATTIETLNRNAALPNVHGYQPYRGAPELRLAMAEYYSRTYGVMLDANAQILPLLGSKEGIFHISMAFLNPGDIALVPDPGYLAYPSAARMAGGEPQFYDLSAKNGWLPDLDALAKTDLSRAKIMWVNYPHMPTGATASLADFAKIIDFCREHKILLCHDNPYSRILNPNPLSLLQVDGALDCAIELNSLSKSHNMAGWRVGMLCGNADYLDTIIKVKSNIDSGQFLPMQLAAAQALQNSDEWHAEQNAAYVDRQQLVYRFLDALGCTYDSGSAGMFAWAKLPDAAKNAEAFVDDLLYSKDIFIAPGSIFGSNGRGYIRVSLCAPAEKIAEAVGRVS